The region TACAAGACGAGGGCGACATGAGCGAAGTGATCTTGCACCTCACGGCGGGCAAGGGCCCGAAGGAATGCCACTGGGTAGTGGCACAACTGGCGCGCGCTTTCGCAAAGGAAGCTAAGGGCATGGGCCTTGAATGCGAAGCGCTCGATGGCTTGGAGGATTTGCCAGCCTCCATCCTCCTTCGCATCAAGGGCGAGGCAGCATCAAGCTTTGCTGCTACGCGCATAGGTTCCAACCGGTGGATCGGGACCAGCCCCTTTCGCCCACGCCACAAGCGGCGGAACTGGTTTGTTGGCGTAGCGCTTGCGCCCGAGCCTGACGCGATCATCGACCTGAAGGATGGGGA is a window of Novosphingobium aureum DNA encoding:
- a CDS encoding peptide chain release factor-like protein, producing the protein MSEVILHLTAGKGPKECHWVVAQLARAFAKEAKGMGLECEALDGLEDLPASILLRIKGEAASSFAATRIGSNRWIGTSPFRPRHKRRNWFVGVALAPEPDAIIDLKDGDIDYQAMRSSGPGGQHVNKRDSAVRATHRPTGLVATAQEQ